In Calliopsis andreniformis isolate RMS-2024a chromosome 9, iyCalAndr_principal, whole genome shotgun sequence, the genomic window TTTGCAATATGCAGCTTGACGGCTACTACATTGAGAGTGTCCTATGTTTGATCATAGGATTCGCCTGGCTCAGGTGGGGTCGTCGGAAAATCGGGCTTCTACAGGCGAGGCCAATGTCTGCTTGGAAAGTGATCGTTTCGAAGCAGAACAGATAACAGTATTGAATGATCGATTGATTAATGACTTGTTGACACGGTACCTGTAAAAATCATTAGGAAATTGTACAAATTGACTGTGCGTGTACTGATCACGTGCCGGCTAATATGCCTGAGTCCTCTCTCGCATATTTACCAAGTGTTCCAGTTTTATTAATGCTACTTAAACCGTGATTTTTCTAGTTTCAcatattttttcttatttctttttGGTACTCCAACCAGCAGTCGAGTTTGTCCGAAAAATTTCGTACTATTTCACGATTAGCACAACACTAACTGAACCAACGTTGAACAAGTACTGCGTTCATTCCGAAAATATCTCAGCCTCTCGGTGATTGATGGCATGACGATACAGTATGATTCCGCTCTTCATACTGTTTCGATATGTACATGATGCATAATAAAAGCGAAGAAGAGTTTTGCCACATCAACTTCGCGTCTTATCCTTCCATGAAGGTCAACAGTTTTAGTTACAATGTAATATATGTAACATATACCGCGCTAGTTTATTATATGAtcataactattggatttaGTTCGAAGGTTGCAACTGTTCGCAGTACTTGATTGTCAGTGTGTATAAGTACATGATGTTAATAAAAAGTTTTCCATACGAATAATCTTATGATCTTTTTCTTCTGCGTTCCTAAAACCTTGCCCTTTAAAAATAGCTTACACAGTTGGGAATAAgagaagaaaaactgttgcattctcttTCATACGACAATCATTATTTTATTTCCCTATGTACTATTAGTAAAGAGATCGAAAACAGGATCGAACGGTATCTATCCACTTAAATACTATctataaattcattgtaaactTTTCTCCGAAGACAGACATTTACGAGATCAAATTCACCGTCAAACAATAGTTTATAACATTTTTCCAATCTTTTACCCGCAGCATCCTGGCCGCGGGTCGGTGCCATGATCTTCCTTGTAGTTTGCCGACCTCCTCTTCAGCTGCTTTTGCTCTAAGTGCACATGACTCGAATCGATTTTCGTTGAATCTGGCGAGGTGTGGGTGGCTTTGAGCGTCACGTGGTCATGAGGGGCGTGTCGTTCTTCCTACGAGTTATATACCCGTGAAATTATGCAAAATTTCGCTTAAAATTTGCCTCGTTAAATGATAGTTTTCTTTTGCGAATAAGTTGTACTAAAAAAAGAAAGTAATGCTGTATTTACGTTAATGGTTTTAGTAGCCTCTGCCTCCATGTCGATCTCAGGATGTGGTTCATCTAGCAGCGATGCAGGTTGAATTTCGCGGGGGTCGACACTTCGTGTATAAACGAAGGTAAAAACCGTCGAGATCAGAATCAATCTGAGGAACATATTGCTGGAAATGTGTTCTTTCTTCGAGATCAGAAATTCTTGTGATTTCCCTGCTTGCAAAGCATTCCCTTTTATTGGGACTCAAGCCTTGGCATTTGCTCGTAAATCTCCGTCGTTTTGCGTTATTAATGACCCTTGCGTCAGACCTTGTTTGATCGTCGATAAGTCTAATTCGAGGCACTTTTAAATGAAGTAGTTTTAGGCAATGTTATTAAGATACGCCAATCAAGGGTACCATTTCCTGTTTGGAAAGAGAATAAACATTCACTGCATGGCCAAAATAATTGACCTTGAAATTGACCTTGCATTCTAAAACCTTACATTTCTGTATTCTACAGatttaaaaaacaaatattGTCAGTAGAGAATCACAACCATTCAATGATAAACATTTTATATTAGAAGATGTATAGTACACTGATAATAATTTTGGTACCACTTTAACGCACAATAACATGCACTCGATAACCACGGATGGTACATCGCTGCAACCATGCATATGCATGTACATAATTGCGTTTTACTCGTCACGTTTTTTCGATAACGGGTAAAACgcttatatttctttttaatatttgatTTTGTACGTATTCATGCGAGACCATTGTATAATCTACTGTACAGTAAGCGTTAAGAACCGCGTATACATTTTGAAAACTTGGCTATGGTTCATGGATTTGCCATAACACATCAAAGAATTTGAACTTCACTGCAAAAGAAATTTCAGCTCCATTTGTTCCCTATTTTGTAGAGTGAATCACTTAAAACGCTGTACTTAATAAACGTCTACGTCTAATGACTTAAGTGATTCACTCTGTGCAATATTTTCTGGAACCCATGAATTTTGTACAACTTTTATGCGACGTGATTACGGTCTCCCTACGATATTTTGCAATCTCTAACAATAAATAACATCTACGGCACTTTGACGGTAGTAACCTGTAAGATAATCAATAATATACTTTCTTACGCAACACCGATTATATTCTCTGTCGCTGTAATTGATCCTTGCTGGATCTTGCCGAGGAGTGTGACGATGATACATACATAGATACATGTATATTACAGAAATGCGAGATGTAACAGGATATAACACATGATATCTCTTCTTTATATACTTGATGTGTTTTCAACGTCGAAGCAATCACGGATAAATTGGTGTATCAGGAACGGTCGAACCCAGAGGCGTTTCATATTGAACGAGATGATTTAATTCTGTGGGGTTTTGTACTTGAAAAGACTCAAAAACTGTAACTACATTTGGGAATTTTCTTAACAACGATACGCCACTGGGTAATCCACTTGCTTAACAAATCTGTGTACAAGTAATCTTAAGCTTAAATGCCTGTCATGCAACAGGCGAATCTATTGTCATGGTTTTAGATTCGTATAATCTTACTGTATAATTAGTCTATCCGTTCCCAAGGCACCGAGTTTCGATCCTTGTAGCAGAACATTAAGATTCACTAACAGGAGCAGTCAGTCTGTCCTTTAAAAATCTGGTCTTTAAAAATATGGCTATCCTCCTTTTTAACATTAAATTTCTAGGGGATTATTTCACGACTAAAAGTGTACTAAACACATTTCATCTATAATTCTTTCTTTTACAACTTCGAATTATTGGATCCAAGTTTCTCAATGATCGTAGACCAGACATGAAACACagaaggaaatacataaatttgtgcgtaataaaatataaaaatgactGCTATCGACTAAAAGTATCTACCAAAAACTAATTCACCAGTTAAGTACTAAACACAGTCTTCTCTATTCTGAAACCTCTTCAATTCCCAGTCACTCAATTTATTTTAGAGGCAGAATATTCTAAAAGAGAGATGATTCGATTCGATCCAGCGTTTTACATGATATAGTATGTACAAAGATCCCTCAATACTTTGGTCTCCGTTTTGAAGCGTGAACAAGCCTTGATAAAAAAGGGACGATTATACTCTATACTTTATACCTATAACACGCTTCTCTTTATACCTACAATATTACTTACATCCAGTGTTCATTTTACTTTACATAATTTCGACGAATTCCACGTACATTTAACGAACGAACTCCTCTTCATTCAATATGGGAACCTTGTCGTTCTTTTGATTAACTCTCAAAGTGGCGCCCCATTTTGCACCCCTTCCAGCCTCCGAAGAAGCCATCAGAATCGAATACGAATTCGGGCTCGCGGATTCTTTGCTGTAGTGGATCCCATATAAAAAGTATATCAACATTCCTGCAACACACGATAAAAATATTAACAAGAACTGCATCCAGCTGTGACACCGATTCAGCGACTCACCAACTACCATCCATACGAGGAATCGCAGCCAAGTCAAAAGGGACAAGTGAAACATGAGACCCACGTTGAAGAGAATACTCAGAGCCGGAACCAGCGGTACCATGGGCACTCGGAACTTTCCATTGGGAGGATTTTGTTGATGGGCAGCAATGATTAGCAGATCTATGGACATCTTCCATTAACAACCAATCGACTTTTAaaaaaaatggaagaaaaagAATGAAACTTACTACCAATCAAGAGTAAAACAACACTCGATACCACAAAGTAGTCGCACCATGCTGAAGCAAAGTACGTTTGGTATATCAGCATAAGCATAGGGCACAGGGAGATGCATCCAGCTGTATAGATCATCACAGAACAGGCTACAGCGTTTCCAGGCTTGCAATTACCCAGGTAGATGGCCAGCCAAGAGTACCGTGGCTTGAGTTTTCCAGTACCTTCGCTTAGATCTAGAAACTGCGCGTGCAACAACCGTCATAGATGAATCAAAGTATCAGTAGCTAGTGCAAATTGTTATGAACGTCTAAAGTACCTCGGACTCCGCGGAGATAACGCTATTGCAGTCACTGTTAGAGTCAGGGCCTTCCGTAGGAGGCGACGCCAAACTGCTCGGTGTGCCAGCATTCGATGGGGGTGGTGTGCTTTTCTCAGGACGATATCTTAAAATGATTACACTGGCTGAGACTATGGTGTAGGCCAAGAAAGTGCCGATTGACATAAACTCTACTAGGTGCTGCAGATCGAACAGCAAAGCGATTAAGGCACTGACGAAACCGCTAATGGCCAGGTTGAGGACTGGAACTTGCGTACGCTCGCTCACGTGACCCAGGAAGCCGAAAAGCAGACCGTCATTCGCCATGGCGTACATTGTTCGTGGTAGAGAGAACAGAGATCCGAAAAGAGTCGTTGTCATTCCGCATAGAGCACCAACACTGCTCACAAAACGAATGAAAGTTATCAAACTACGACTCTTAAGTTTCCTATGATTATTCGATATTTTTCTGACCTTATCACGTATTTGGCCCACGGTATTCCTCTCGATGAGAAGGCTTCAGGAAGAGCTGCCGTTGGATTAATGCTTTGATATGGTATAACTAAGGTCAACGCTGCTCCAACCATCACGTATCCTATGGTTACGATCGCCATGGAGAGAAGAGTTGCTCGCGGTATACTGTATCCAGGATCGCGTGCCTCTTCTCCGGAAGTCGCGATAGAGTCGAAGCCCACGAAGGCGTAGAAGCATGTAGCGGCTCCTGcaatacaaaaatatattatagtttTGCTCATTTCTATTGTTTATAACtggttattaaaaaataatagtacCTGCCAGAACGCCACTAAAACCAAAGGGCAGAAAGCCTCCATTTTCGCTACTCCAGTTGGACAAGTCGGCGTAATAAATTCCCAAACCGATCACCAAACTCATTACAGCCAGATTGACAATAGTCAGCAGGGAATTGACCGTAGCTGAGCATTTCACACCCGATGCGAGCAGCATGGCATATGCCAGACATAGACCACCAGCCAGGAAGTCTGGAATGTTTCCTAGCGGCTCTCCCATGGTGTATCCATGCATTATGTGACGAGTGTAATTGCTGATTGATCCTCCTACGAGAGAATCGACGTATCCGCTCCAAGCTCTAGCCACTGATGCCGCACCTGTTTGCGAAAGAAAGTACATATGAGAATccacctcaaacttcagtacgtatagcatgaattgaAATTTAAGGAGAATATTTTTACCAATCATATGCTCCAATATGATGTTCCACCCAATCACAAAAGCCCAAAATTCACCGACAGAAATATAAGTATACACGTAAGCGCTGCCAGCTTTTGGAATTCGCGCTCCAAATTCCGCGTAACATAGTGCAGCTAATAGAGAAGCTATACCAGCTAATAGGAAACTCAAAATTACACCTGGACCTGCTGTGTTATGGGCAACTGCTCCTGTTAAAACATAGATTCCAGCGCCGACCATATGTCCCACTCCTGAAAGATAAATGCATTTTTATCATTGGCAAGGACTACGGGGTATCGCAACAATTTTATATCCAATCTGTATTCCGTATAAATCCAATGAATCTGCAATGCAATTAACATTTTTCCGGTCTCGGTACTGCTTTATCGCATGCGGCCGCGTTATCGCGAGAAACGATGGTGGATGTCCTTAGGACTAAAATAAAGCGAAAGAGGAAGTGCGCTTACCGAGCAATGTGATGTCGAACGTGGAAAGGCATCTCTTCATCGGTGTTTCGAGTAAATCGCCTTGAAGCTTTTTAGTGCGATTCATTTTGGTGCACAGGCCGGACATGACATGTCCCAGGATCATTCGTCGAACTGACGGCATTTTGATCTCTATAAAATATTTCTGTTAGAATCTTTTAATTGTTTTATGTTCTTTTAGTCTGTGAGATGTTATGTTTTCAGAGAATATGCTACTGTTAGTTTGTTAGATTATTAATGGACAAACTACTATCGATAAGGAACACTCGTGGGCGACTGTTTGTTTAAGTAAAAACGATGCAACTGTATTGATCGTGGCTGGAAATTGATATGATACTTACGGTAGAGTTACGCTATGTTGGATTAAAAAGGAGGTTCACCGCAGTCGACTTGTTATGACAAAATGTGAACTGCGAAGAACGAGATCACGACGGACGCTGAAATCTACAGAGGAGTCGCATGGCGCCTCCGCTAACACGCAGGCTCGGATACTCGATCGATTCAGCTGCGATAGGACTATTTATGTCGCTCAACCACGACACTATGAATGAAGAAGATTCTCTTAATCGACATTGCTGTCATATTGGACACCGTTTAATAAAACGCGGTTGACCCGCTTCCGGTCCCTGCATCTCTAATCAGGATGCAGATAATTGATTATCCCTTGGCATCCTATTCAGGTGTttctaatttcattttagagcTTTCTGGATTCAACTCCGTGAGTCATGATGATTATCGATATTTTGCGATGAATTGGCGGTAAATATGCGCAAAAATTTTCGATAAGAAATTCGAAACaatttcaatttattatttTGCAACGTCATCCTTTGTGCCCTTCCGATCAAGGGTCTGAAGCAAGGACCACCCTTAgctttttctttaaatatttcttttcatAGGTGTAGGATAATGGAGTTTTCATACTATTTAGTTAAAAGAAAGTCTAGATAGAATTTTCTGGTAAAAATTGTCTGCGAAATAAATTgtgcataataaaaataaaatttcgtaAATTCCCTTCTGATTCATTCTTTTACGGATAATGGCATTCAGGCAGGACATATGCAGGATGACTCCGCGTGGTGGCAGCACCGTCTAGGTTGTTGCAGAATGCACTTTACCGTTCGATATTGGGGTAATCGGAGTCGTATTATTCGCGAAATAGGTTTTTGATCGCGATATTGTTGTGCAGAGTAAATTTGTCTCGCGTAGTTGTCTCGTAATATTGGTCGAAAAGTGAAACAGTGTTCATGTGTACAAAATACGTATTACGAAGTTTCGATTTGACCTAGTAGGCTACGAAGGTGTCCTAACCTCTTTCTTCTTACATTCAGATGAAAACAATAAATATTTATCACTGAAAATGATCTCTTATCATCGCTTTAGTGACGTTGCATAGAGTTTAGTTAATACACTCTCGCTTTTCCTCTATTATGTTCATTTTTTAGTACATGTAAATGATAAATAGACTGTTTTCTTATCGGTATTTAGTCTTACGTTtccgtatttttaaataaacgtTTATTATTAATGTAGACGATAGATATTCATTTGTATGATTGAGAATAAGTCGTATTGCTTTTTATCTTGCAAAAAATTGATCAAAACTGCAATTGTATTTAAGAATAGTATCACTGAGACTAATATAGACATATAGACATAACACATTAAGCAGAAAATTGAGTGAGAATGGATGAGTGATCGctaatttaattgcattttagcaAGTAATAGGAAAACATGAGTTACCATCGTGGGGGAGGCAATAAGCCTAAGGGCTTTGGGTTTGCTGGCTTCCAAATGTCTGGCACAAAAAGAAGTGGCTCTAATATACCACCGCCTCCTCCAAACTCTACTCTAAGCAAACAAGGCTATCATACCATGAACTCTATCACAGAGAATGCCTTATCTGCCTGTTGGGGCATGCCCAAAAAACGTAGCAAAACAGAGGAAGAGTGAGTATAATTTTAGCATGTTACTACCACTATATGACATATGTGTGGTAGCCAACATGTTAATTGGGTAAGATGGTCTCAAATGATAAGAGGTAGACAATAAGCAAACTTATAAATGAAATCAGATACTTTGAGGATGATGATGATCCTCCAACATCTTCATTGGAATATATCCCAGCACCTGGGTCTCCAACTTATGAAATGATGAAAAAGTCAACTCCCAAAGAGGATAGTGATAGTGAGGAAGATCCGTTGGATGCCTTCATGGCTGGCATAGATGCTGAagtgaaaaggaataattatgaaGCACAGCTAGCTGAAGATGAGCGCAAGGAGGACAAGTCTAAAGGGTTCAGAGCAGATATAGATGGAGAGGATGATGAAGAGAGTTACTACCGGTAAGTTCTGTTATTTATAT contains:
- the LOC143183040 gene encoding uncharacterized protein LOC143183040 codes for the protein MFLRLILISTVFTFVYTRSVDPREIQPASLLDEPHPEIDMEAEATKTINEERHAPHDHVTLKATHTSPDSTKIDSSHVHLEQKQLKRRSANYKEDHGTDPRPGCCG
- the LOC143183038 gene encoding cationic amino acid transporter 4; this translates as MPSVRRMILGHVMSGLCTKMNRTKKLQGDLLETPMKRCLSTFDITLLGVGHMVGAGIYVLTGAVAHNTAGPGVILSFLLAGIASLLAALCYAEFGARIPKAGSAYVYTYISVGEFWAFVIGWNIILEHMIGAASVARAWSGYVDSLVGGSISNYTRHIMHGYTMGEPLGNIPDFLAGGLCLAYAMLLASGVKCSATVNSLLTIVNLAVMSLVIGLGIYYADLSNWSSENGGFLPFGFSGVLAGAATCFYAFVGFDSIATSGEEARDPGYSIPRATLLSMAIVTIGYVMVGAALTLVIPYQSINPTAALPEAFSSRGIPWAKYVISVGALCGMTTTLFGSLFSLPRTMYAMANDGLLFGFLGHVSERTQVPVLNLAISGFVSALIALLFDLQHLVEFMSIGTFLAYTIVSASVIILRYRPEKSTPPPSNAGTPSSLASPPTEGPDSNSDCNSVISAESEFLDLSEGTGKLKPRYSWLAIYLGNCKPGNAVACSVMIYTAGCISLCPMLMLIYQTYFASAWCDYFVVSSVVLLLIGNLLIIAAHQQNPPNGKFRVPMVPLVPALSILFNVGLMFHLSLLTWLRFLVWMVVGMLIYFLYGIHYSKESASPNSYSILMASSEAGRGAKWGATLRVNQKNDKVPILNEEEFVR